In a single window of the Delftia tsuruhatensis genome:
- a CDS encoding FKBP-type peptidyl-prolyl cis-trans isomerase translates to MNKTLTTLAASCGLMLAALTGVAAHAAEPVTTASGLVYESLKDGTGASPKASDTVRVHYRGYFPDTGKDFDSSIARGQPIEFPLNGVIPCWTEGVQKMKVGGKARLTCPPSIAYGSRGAGSAIPPNATLNFEVELLGIK, encoded by the coding sequence ATGAACAAGACCCTCACCACCCTGGCTGCCTCCTGCGGCCTGATGCTGGCCGCACTGACCGGCGTGGCTGCGCATGCGGCCGAACCCGTCACCACGGCCAGCGGTCTGGTCTATGAAAGCCTCAAGGACGGCACGGGTGCCAGCCCCAAGGCCAGCGACACCGTGCGCGTGCACTACCGTGGCTACTTCCCCGACACGGGCAAGGACTTCGACAGCTCCATCGCGCGCGGCCAGCCCATCGAATTCCCGCTCAACGGCGTCATCCCCTGCTGGACCGAAGGCGTGCAGAAGATGAAGGTCGGCGGCAAGGCCAGGCTGACCTGCCCGCCCTCCATCGCCTACGGCAGCCGTGGCGCGGGCAGCGCGATCCCGCCCAACGCCACGCTGAACTTCGAGGTGGAACTGCTGGGTATCAAGTGA